The Tursiops truncatus isolate mTurTru1 chromosome 11, mTurTru1.mat.Y, whole genome shotgun sequence genomic sequence ACAGGCAGAAGGAACATATCTATGGGCTACCAGTTTATGATTAGCTGTGCTGCTCGCTCCTCTTTGCTCCTGTGGTACCCTACGCCCAGGacctccaccctcctccacctACTCGTTCTTAGAGGTGCAGTTCAAATGGCAATTCTTTCGATTCTCTGTCTTAACACTTGCCCCTCTGTATAGCCACTGTCATGTCATCTTCCTACTAGACCGTGAGCTCCTTATGGGCAGAAATTGTATCTTATTCATTTGTGTGTCCCCAGCGCACAGTAAAGGATCACAGTAGCTATCTCCTGAACCGAGCTGCAATGCTCCCACAAAACAGGCCTTACTGGGGAGTTCTGTCCTGGGAGCTTGCCCTGCACCCAGCCTGCCTCCATCCACAGACCCAGGCTTCCCTCACCTTAAGGATGTCCTTAATGATCTTCTTCTCATCATGGAATCGTGCCTTCAACTCCTCCACATAGAACTTGAATAAGTCCAGAGGGGTGGAGCCtgcggggaagggagggaggggggcctgGCGGGCGGCAGCTTCCCAAGGTTTGAGGGTGGGGTTGAGGACAGGACCAGGGAGTGGGAGTGCAGAGAGGCTGGCAGGGCAGAAAGCCAGGCTAGAGGAGGGGGAGCCCAGCTGCCTTACCCGGCTGGCCCAGCATGTTGGCAAAGCGGACATCAGTGCTGACTGCTGGGTACAGCTCCATCCAGGTGGACATAGAGTGCAGCTGCCCTGTCTCGTGCAGCTCATCCAGGAAGGTCTAAGCAGGGAGAGGCCAGTTACAGGGAGAGTGagcaagggagggaggcagagccaAAGACTGGGGAAGAAGACAAAAGCtggcagagagaggcagggacaACCCAGACTGAGGAAATGCAGGCAAGAGGCAGAGATGAAGAGATACGGATGGGGAGGCAGAGAGCAATGTGAAAGCAGAGAGTGTAAAACAGAAGGGGACAGACTTAAAAGGAAAATGAGCCGGACCAGGAAGCAAAGCAGCGGAAACTTGCCTGCAGCATTATCTTCCCATGACTTGGTTTCAGCTTCCCAAATGTGTTACAGCCAAGTAACCCCCGCCACTACCAATACCAATGCCACCTCCAAGCTGGGGGACAAGCTAGCTATGCCTGTCTGGCTCCCCAGCGAAGGGAAATAAACTTGGCCTAGCTGGCGAGCCACGCTTGTAGAGCGCTCTCTGCTGGCAGTTTCTGGGTGGTGCATATGTCTAGTCTCCCTAGAGGAGCACAGCCCAAGGTTGAGGGGACACAGTGGGAGCAAAAGTGcaggcacagagaggccttgtggAGCTGGGACAGGGCTGGGCATAGAGAAAGCAGTGGGACTGGCTGAGAAGAGGCAGGGCATGGGTGAAGAGGTGACGGTCTGGGGCAGAGCTGAGCTCTGATCCAGAGGGCAGCAAAGCTACCTGAAAGGCCTCCCGGTTCTTGCGCTGCTGGCGCCGCTCCCGAAGCCGGGCCCTCTCtcgctcctcctcctcctccctctccaaaGCACGGATGTGCTCCTCAAAGCAGATCAGCGCATCTTCCTTGTCCATGTCTAACCGCAGGGAGGAGGCTCAGTGGGCACCACACCAGCGGGACACCCTCTCAGACCCAGAACCCCCAGTGCTTCAAAGATGCTGCCCCTGTAGGTGTTGGGGACACCCAGggtggtggggttgggggagcagGGGACTCTGCAGGAGAAGCTATTGGAATGATGGTTCTTGAGGAGGGTTCCTTGATTATATGAGAAAAAATTAGAAGTATTCAGCTCTTGTGAATTTGGTTACTAGAAGTCATCATACGAAATCAGTTATCTCAGGAactgagatttcattttttatgggaCTGGGAATCAACCAGGCTTTGATATAACTTCAGAAGGTGAATATCTGAAGATACTGCCTGTGATGACAGGCCAACAGCAGCTTATTGCAACATGTGTGACCACTTAAGGCCCACCCTACCAAGCAATTTAAGACCATATTCACATGAGCTATAAAAATCATCTCCAAGTCTTCTGATTCCTACACCAGTGCTCTTCCCCCAAGGACACACATTGTCCAGGTCAACAGTGGACcctggagggagaaaggaggtgtCCCGAAGCACTCTGGGATCTCCAGAGTCCAGAAAGGTTCTGGGCTGAGTAAGTGCTGGGGACTCCTAGAAATCCAAGAGGGCAAGAGGTGTAGGGGAGTGGTTTGAGGCTGGTGCTAGGGGTCagtgaggaaaagggaagggacAGGAAGGAGTGGAGACCCAGGCTTACTCTGTAGCTGATGGTCCTGAGCAAAGCTGGGGTTATCCATGAGGTACTGCTGGGCCTGGGACCATGTGGTTTGGAAGTTGACGCTACTCATCCCATCCAGGATGCTCTTCAGGGCCTGGATGTTGCGGCGCCGGAGCTGCTTGGCCTGTTCCTAGGGAGCCACACGGTCAGGGTGAGGCAGGGCAGGCTGGAGCTACTCAAGTGGGCCTGGGTAGAGGAATACCTGGGGAAAGGCAGGCAGCCTGGGGACTCTGGGATGGCCAGACTCAAGGCCTTCATGTCCCcggaaaggggaagaaaacaggTTACAGACCAAGCCCTCAGAGACCTTCCTGTTCTCCCACACCCAGAGCTGTAGGCCCAAAGCATAAATGGGGGATGTGTAGGTGCCACACCAGCTTCTGAGTAAGGAGCTGGGACCCTGGGGGCAGCAAGAAGTGAATGGCTGGGTCCACAAGGAAGCAAAGACATGGAAGGTCTTAGATGAGACTGTGACTGATGGATCCAGCCCAGTGACTGTTACCTTCTCCTTCTTGGCCAGGAAGAAAAGGACATCATCATAAACCTCTTTTCGATCCCTCTCGGGGACCACAGCCCAGACCTCCAGCTCCCCAAAGGTCTGTTCTGCCCGCCTGTGGAGCATATGGGCCGTGAGTAGGCAGGCAGAGAACAGAGACGGCCCACAGGCTCTCAGggttcccaggccccaccccagcccggcCCCCTGACCGGTAGCGGGTGGTGGAGGTCATGCGCTCATGCTGCTCCAAGAAATGCTGCAAGGTCTGCTTGGCCTCCTTGGCTTTTAGCCgggcctcttccttctcctccttctcccgcTGCGCCTTGTAGGCATTGAATGCCTGCTTTTTCTCACTCAGTTTGGGCAAGGCACTGGGGTGGacagggtgggagtgggatggGGACAGAGGAGTCAGCCTGAACCACAGCCCACAAAGCAGGGTCATGGCACACTGGGGACAGGTCTCATAGAACTAACAGGTGTCCATGCATGGGCACAGCAGGCTGCAGGGGCTCCAAGGGCACAGGGAGGCAAGACAGGTAGGTCTCTGGGATGTGGGGAGGGTTAAGAGGCAGTGAGGTGACAAGACGGGGCTCTAAGACACTGCTAACACTGGGCCCTTTCGCTTTGGGGTTCTCAAGTTGCCGTCAGGCCCCTGCCCTATCCAGCCCCCTGTTTCCCCAATTAATTCAATTCAaatcaattcaattcaacaagcatttattgaatgtctcATGTCAGatccctttcccctccttctcctgGAGGCTCTCCAGCTTCTCTTTCCCAGCACACTCACCCATCTATCACTCTCCTCACTCTGGCCCCCTTGGGGTTTCCTGGGGAATCCCTGGCTCAGCTGCCCCCATGAACAAGGTCTGGAGGGCCTGCCCAGACCTACCTGTAACGGGGGTCGGTGACCACCATCTTCATGGCCTGTTCCCACGAAGCATTGGAGGGGACAGCCTGGAATGGAGCAGGCGGGGGTCATGGGGCCTGCCCATCTCTTGCCCCCTCCAGGCCTACCCTGGGAGCCCCACTCTCAGCACCTTATCCCTCAGCAGCTCCTTGAAGGCCTGCTTTGCCTTCTCCCGATTGCTCCAACTGAGGCCAGACCTCTCTGGTTCTGGCTTTgattcctcttcctcctgctgtgGTGGCTGATGCTGTCCAGCAGAACTGGGGGGCAAAGGGGACTCTGCCACAGTGTCCCCCAGTCCCTATAGCTTTCAGTGCCCTGCGTGATCAGGACACTCCCCCTTGCTCCCCAGGGAAGCCATTTTCTGTTCCTCAGAGGTCATGCCCAGATCTTCACACCCTTCCCGAGAAACCTGGCAGAGGTCAAGGGTTGAACCCAGCTGGGAGCCTGAGGCCAGTGTCTGGAATGCCATGGGGGGCAGCCCTCACCTGCTGGGGCCCTCCTCTGGCTGCTGCAGGAACCCCTGCTCCAGAGGCTGGGCAGCCTCTGACACATCGCAATCTTCACTCCCACCTGGCTCAGGTTCTAGGAGGCCCGTGGGCACCAAGGTGGGGCCAGGCGGCACAGGTGGGGGGTCAGGCTGTGGCTGAGAAGGCTGAGGCTGTAGTGTCCGTGGCTGCTGCCGTTTCCTGCAGGTGAGCCGGAAGGGCAGTGTCCAGTAGAGCAGGGATAGAGGTGGTCAGGGGCTggctggtctttctatcctgtgaAGGACTGGGGCCAGAGCAGACCACTCCACAAGGAGACTGAGAGCTGGCTCTTCCTCCCACAGAGTAGGGATCATGGGGAGAGGCCACTCCCACCCCTTAGGTGGCCCCAGGTACAGGTGGATAGGTAGGCAAGGTGGGCAAGTCACTCACCCTGCAGCCTCTTGTTTGACTAGAGCTGCAACAGGAAAGGATAACATGGTTATAGGGTAGCAAGGGCCACACCCAGAGTCCCTGCCTGGGCCcaccccctcctcaccctccAGGTCATCCAGGTCCTTGGGCCGGGTCCAGCGGGACTCCTTACTCTGGTTGTTATAGTAGTAAGGTTTGCCTGTGTCCGACTTGTACTCTTTCCAGGGACACTGGGATAGCAGGAGCTGTAAGAGGATGGGCCAGGGAACATCAGTGGGCTGGGCATACCTTCCAGCCACAGTTGGGGGAGCTAAGGGGACCCAGTGAGTAGGGGACACAGGAGTATTTAGCGACCACCTGGCCTGGCTCAACGTGGGGGAAGGTGGACTTCCTGAGATCCTAGGGAGGTCGGGGAATGGTCAGGGATCTTGGGATCAGAGGAACCACGTGTATGGTTAGAGACTCAGGGGAAGCCAAGGACGTGGAAGGGTCAGGGCAGCTGAAAGGAAGGGACAGAAAGCCCCACTCAGGACCTCTGCCTTGGACTTGAGCACGCTGGGCTTCTCCCACACGGACTGCTTGTCGTCAGCATTGTAGTAGTAGATGCGCCCATCAGGGGCCACATGCTCACTCCACAGGGccctctgggggaggggagggtgcacAGAATGGTGGTCAAGGCCCCTTTCCCAAAGCTTCTTCTCCTCACCCCCAAAATTTAATGATTAGCACCCCTTTTCAGCCTTTCTACCCAGAGACCCCTGAGCTGAAAGAACTCACCGGAGGGCCCGTCCCAGCCACAGCAGCTAGAAAAGAAGCCAAAGGAAACATATTAAGTCCTTGCTCCAACCCCTGTCTGATCCCCATCTATTCCTCCCTTATTCCATCCCCAATAAATATCCCCTGGTCCCATCAACATCCCAGGATCCCTGGCATCCCAACAGGCATGATCCGGGGTGGGCTCTAGTCCATGGTCCCCTCTCCCCCCCAACCTCCGAGCCTGGGGGGAACAGACCCCCAGAAGACTCACAGCTGGCGGTGTCCGCACCTGGAGCCGTCTGCcgaagaaagaggagggggaagggttggggCCAAGCCCAGTGGCCCCCAAGACCCAGGCCATGGGGGATGAAGAAGCAGGCCAGGCCAGGATCCAAGTATCCTGCTCCCAGGGATCTCTGCTCCCTAACAGGCTTCCCCTGCCCTCTGGGGCCATGGCTCTAAGACCCCAGAGGGAAATTGCACAGTAGCTCCTTTCTTCGTTTTCAAGTgagagtattttgttgagtaaaCCTCCATGGCACATCTTTTCCACAGTGAATACCAAATGCCACATCGTACCCAGACTCTACTACACTGAACAACAGCACAAGAAGGTACAGAGAGATCCCCAGGTACTGCTGCTTCCTCCAGAGACAcagaagatgaagaggaaatTGTATTCAACTGTCCACAGTGCTAACTCTGTGAGGGTAAGCAGTGTCTGGCATGAGTGTGTTTCCTTAAGGGAGCTGGGCATAGCAGGGGGAGTAAAAAGAGAGAATGTATGTGCCTTTGGGGAAGAGTGAGAAACCAGAAGAGCTGAGTACATGGCTGGACTGGAGAGGAGGACTCAGTGTGGGGAGTGCAGCTGGGCCAACGGTGGATGCaataagaagagggaaagaatggAAGCCATGTCCCTGTGCTCCAAGTCAGGCCCACTGGGCTGCAGGGCAGAACCTACTTCCTGTCCCCTCAGTGCTTACCGCTGCGGTGACGGGCACCGCTGGCATCAGCATCCCTGGCATCATGGGTGGTACCATTCCTGGTATCTATGGatacaaagaagacaaaaaccagCTACCGAGGTGAAGGTAAGCACAGGCTGTGAAGGGTCCTGAGAGATCCTGTCGGGGCTGTGACCCTCACATGGGCGCCTCCGCAGGCAATCCCCAGGCTCTGGGCTCTTAGCCAAGCCTCAGACTGTCCTCCAGCCATTCAGCAGACAAATCCACCTAGGCCTGGCCccacattccctccctccccaccccagcttctcAAGTCCAgatatccactctcacctctaCCCGCAGCTAAAATGACAAGGGTTTTCTGAGGCCCTGGTACAGGGGAGAGGATTACCTGTGTGAGTGGTGGTGGTGCCCCTATTGGTGGAAGCATTGGGGGCATGATGCCAGGTGGCATGGGGGGGATGGCCGGTGGTCTCTGACTCATCGGGGGGAGCCCCATTGGAGGAAAAGGTGGGGGGATTCCTGGAGGAGGCATCTggaaatgaggaaaggaagaaatcctGAGCAGAGAAGACACTGCTTTGCACCTGTCAGGAAAGAGCCACTcggctcccaccccacccctccaccctggCTCTGAGACAATTCCAAGGTTTCGGTTTGAGAGGCATGAAACCGCCTCCCTCCTCACCACTGAGACTGATAACAGGGGGTCCCTCTGGGTATAACAGGCAAGCACGAAGCTTCttgaggcagggaagggagagggaaaagggaggtgGAACTGCCACCAGACTGCAACTGGAAGGCTCCACTGCTTCAATGCCTGTCCCCAAAGAGGCCTTTCAGATGCAGGGCCAGAGGCAGGTGTCCAGTCCCAAATCCCCCAGTCCCCTGCCTCCTACCTCTTTTTCCCCAGTTTGATGACCACCAGTTGCTATTCCAGCCTGACTTTTTTGTATAAAGAATACAGAcaaggggaattccctgacaatccagtggtcaggactcggcactttcactgctgagggtgcgggttcaatccctggtcaggaaactgagatcccgcaagccatgaggcacggccaaaaaaaaaaaaaaaaaaagaatatagacaaggagcagtgaaagagaaagacagccccaccctgccctcaCACTAAGGGGGTCTTTTCCCATCcacttctcctttccctttccccagcccctgtgTGTCCCAAGGACAAAAAGACAAAGGGAGAACTGTCAACTTTATGGACTGAGAGCTTAAAAGCAGCTCCTCCCACCCCGATGCCCAAACAAAACCATCCCTCATCCAAGGGCAACAGACGGGGGCATTACACAAAAACCATACTGGCGATGCAGCAGTGCTAGGGACTAAGAAGTTGGGGGTGCAGGCTGGAAAAGCCAAGCCCAGGGAAAGACATAAAACTTACGAAGGGTGGTGGCATCATGGGGGGCCCCGGTGGGAAGGGGGCAGGCGCTGCTGGGGGCCGGGGACCAGAATCGGGAACCGACTGTTGAGGGAGAGAAAAGTCATAGGACCCAGGATGGGCAAAGAGATGGGCTTTTGCAGAAGGGAAGCAGAGGGGTGAGgatgaaaaaggaacaaaagttcAGAGGAAGGGTCTCCAAGCCCATTTTCCTGCCCGCCCCCAGCTCTGAGCCCTGGGTAGctctgctctctcttctgctAGCTCAGAGCCAGCTGGCTGAGCTCCTTCAATGTCATCTTTATTTTGGAAGTTTCCACTTTGCCAAAGCCAAGAAAAGATGGAGGAGGCTCTACTACAGGCACAGATGGGCTCTTCCCAAGGCTTTTCACCCACCCTCCTGCCTGTGGGCAAGGCTGTGCTTCCCTTAAACCAGGCAAACAGCGGTCTCTCATCCCCAAAGTACTCAGGGAGGAAGTGGCCTCTTTTCCTGTTCACCTGCCTGATTTCACCCAGTACAGAGACTCAACCCAAAGGTCTCTAAACATAGTCACTAGTCCTTCCTAAGTACTAGTTTCCCTAACTCTCCTCTCTTTACTACCAGCCCCCTCCCCTAATTGGCCTCATCTTTAGTCACTCACTCACTCTGACATCTTCCATTcccattccctccctcttctctttagCTTTATTCCCCAGTCCCCGCACCCAGTGACCATCACCTCCCCTACAGATTCTGAATTCATGTCCCAGTGCATGAGGCTTTGAACAGCCTAGGTCTCCCTATCCTACACCTAATGGCTAGCCACATCACTCCACTTAGTTCTCAGAGTAATTATCACTTGCTCTAAAAAGCCTTCCTGACTCTAGTTAAAGCACTTCCAATTTATTGTGATCCCCTTTTTAGTTTCCTTACATATACAGTTTCGTAATTATTATGTTTGCTTGGATATGTTTCCCCTTACCAGAGAATAATAacattccatgagggcagagatcgTATCTGACTTGTTGAAAGCTGGATTCCTGGTATCTGccgcagtgtctggcacataatgggtactcaacaaatattaagtgaatgaacgaacaaatgaaggaacaaatcCTCTTTATAGAGAACCTTCCGATTCTAAAAATTCATCCTATAGATATAGCCCTACATCTGTGTACAAGGTTttcatatcagcattatttataaaaccAAAAGACTATAATAGTCTAAATATCAGCAAGGAACTATGGACTTTTACacaaacataaaatggaatactatgcagtcataaaaaagaatgaagaggctCATTGTCTTGATAGGGAATAATCTCTAAGATGCATAAACAAGTGGGGGGGGGGAAGCAAAGTGCAGCGAAGTTTTATTACTTGTATAAAAATTGGAGACAAAAGATGACACACAAGAAATGAGAATGGGGACAGGTAGAAAGGAGAATTCTGTTTGCCCTTTTGTAACTTTGAATATGACTATATTTAccctttcaaaaaaatttttaaagtaaactagGGCACAGAGATGCAGCTAAAAGgctctgcccttcctcctctttgCTTGAAAGGTGGGGGGTGGTAGGGAGGAGTTCCACAGAAAGGTGGGAGCTGGCTCACTGCTGCCCAATTTCCCTACTTTCCCAATTATCCCTATGGTATGAAGGCTCAGCATTTAAAAATGCTCTAATCTCTACTTTTAGCAATATCTGTACTTCCTCTCTTCCCACCCATCTTGTCctaagaagagaaggaagggtaaGTCAAACTACTCCAACATGGATCACCTTTTCTCAGGGATCACACATTCTAAGCCCTGTATTCAGACCTGCTCCTGCCCCCTGAAACTTTCTTCCGCGTGGAAGTCAGAAACCAATCAACATGGGAGGAAATCCAATTCTCTGTGCCACACTTTCCCACCCAAGCTGCCTCAGGATCCTCTCTAACCTCCCAGACGCTACGTAACCATCTTTGGGTCCTCCCAGGCTCCAGGGTCGCCCATCTCAGAGACTGGTGCCACCATTCACACAGTTGTCCAAGATAGAAATCTGTGAGTCACTCACCACACCTCCTTCTTTTTTGTCAATACATCAATGAGTCCTGTTAATTTTACCTCCTAAAGATTTCTTGAATCCATCTATTTCTCTCCGTTTCCTCCTCCACCCCTACCACCCC encodes the following:
- the PRPF40B gene encoding pre-mRNA-processing factor 40 homolog B isoform X9 encodes the protein MMPPPFMPPPGIPPPFPPMGLPPMSQRPPAIPPMPPGIMPPMLPPIGAPPPLTQIPGMVPPMMPGMLMPAVPVTAATAPGADTASSAVAGTGPPRALWSEHVAPDGRIYYYNADDKQSVWEKPSVLKSKAELLLSQCPWKEYKSDTGKPYYYNNQSKESRWTRPKDLDDLEALVKQEAAGKRQQPRTLQPQPSQPQPDPPPVPPGPTLVPTGLLEPEPGGSEDCDVSEAAQPLEQGFLQQPEEGPSSSAGQHQPPQQEEEESKPEPERSGLSWSNREKAKQAFKELLRDKAVPSNASWEQAMKMVVTDPRYSALPKLSEKKQAFNAYKAQREKEEKEEARLKAKEAKQTLQHFLEQHERMTSTTRYRRAEQTFGELEVWAVVPERDRKEVYDDVLFFLAKKEKEQAKQLRRRNIQALKSILDGMSSVNFQTTWSQAQQYLMDNPSFAQDHQLQNMDKEDALICFEEHIRALEREEEEERERARLRERRQQRKNREAFQTFLDELHETGQLHSMSTWMELYPAVSTDVRFANMLGQPGSTPLDLFKFYVEELKARFHDEKKIIKDILKDRGFCVEVNTAFEDFAHVISFDKRAAALDAGNIKLTFNSLLEKAEAREREREKEEARRLRRREAAFRSMLRQAVPAVELGTAWEEVRERFVCDSAFEQITLESERIRLFREFLQVLETECQHLHSKGRKHGRKGKKHHRKRSHSPSVSWRGSESEDEELPPPSLRPPRRRRRNPSESGSEPSSSLDSVESGGAALGGRGSPSSRLLLGSDHGLRKVKKPKKRTKKRRHKSNSPESETDPEEKAGKESDEKEPEQDKDRDLRRAELPNRSAGFGIKKEKTGWDTSESELSEGELERRRRTLLQQLDDHQ
- the PRPF40B gene encoding pre-mRNA-processing factor 40 homolog B isoform X4 — protein: MAGSERSNGRHCGRYQESSFQQVRYDLCPHGMLLFSVGSRFWSPAPSSACPLPTGAPHDATTLHASSRNPPTFSSNGAPPDESETTGHPPHATWHHAPNASTNRGTTTTHTDTRNGTTHDARDADASGARHRSAAVAGTGPPRALWSEHVAPDGRIYYYNADDKQSVWEKPSVLKSKAELLLSQCPWKEYKSDTGKPYYYNNQSKESRWTRPKDLDDLEALVKQEAAGKRQQPRTLQPQPSQPQPDPPPVPPGPTLVPTGLLEPEPGGSEDCDVSEAAQPLEQGFLQQPEEGPSSSAGQHQPPQQEEEESKPEPERSGLSWSNREKAKQAFKELLRDKAVPSNASWEQAMKMVVTDPRYSALPKLSEKKQAFNAYKAQREKEEKEEARLKAKEAKQTLQHFLEQHERMTSTTRYRRAEQTFGELEVWAVVPERDRKEVYDDVLFFLAKKEKEQAKQLRRRNIQALKSILDGMSSVNFQTTWSQAQQYLMDNPSFAQDHQLQNMDKEDALICFEEHIRALEREEEEERERARLRERRQQRKNREAFQTFLDELHETGQLHSMSTWMELYPAVSTDVRFANMLGQPGSTPLDLFKFYVEELKARFHDEKKIIKDILKDRGFCVEVNTAFEDFAHVISFDKRAAALDAGNIKLTFNSLLEKAEAREREREKEEARRLRRREAAFRSMLRQAVPAVELGTAWEEVRERFVCDSAFEQITLESERIRLFREFLQVLETECQHLHSKGRKHGRKGKKHHRKRSHSPSVSWRGSESEDEELPPPSLRPPRRRRRNPSESGSEPSSSLDSVESGGAALGGRGSPSSRLLLGSDHGLRKVKKPKKRTKKRRHKSNSPESETDPEEKAGKESDEKEPEQDKDRDLRRAELPNRSAGFGIKKEKTGWDTSESELSEGELERRRRTLLQQLDDHQ
- the PRPF40B gene encoding pre-mRNA-processing factor 40 homolog B isoform X1, giving the protein MECYYSLSVPDSGPRPPAAPAPFPPGPPMMPPPFMPPPGIPPPFPPMGLPPMSQRPPAIPPMPPGIMPPMLPPIGAPPPLTQIPGMVPPMMPGMLMPAVPVTAATAPGADTASSAVAGTGPPRALWSEHVAPDGRIYYYNADDKQSVWEKPSVLKSKAELLLSQCPWKEYKSDTGKPYYYNNQSKESRWTRPKDLDDLEALVKQEAAGKRQQPRTLQPQPSQPQPDPPPVPPGPTLVPTGLLEPEPGGSEDCDVSEAAQPLEQGFLQQPEEGPSSSAGQHQPPQQEEEESKPEPERSGLSWSNREKAKQAFKELLRDKAVPSNASWEQAMKMVVTDPRYSALPKLSEKKQAFNAYKAQREKEEKEEARLKAKEAKQTLQHFLEQHERMTSTTRYRRAEQTFGELEVWAVVPERDRKEVYDDVLFFLAKKEKEQAKQLRRRNIQALKSILDGMSSVNFQTTWSQAQQYLMDNPSFAQDHQLQNMDKEDALICFEEHIRALEREEEEERERARLRERRQQRKNREAFQTFLDELHETGQLHSMSTWMELYPAVSTDVRFANMLGQPGSTPLDLFKFYVEELKARFHDEKKIIKDILKDRGFCVEVNTAFEDFAHVISFDKRAAALDAGNIKLTFNSLLEKAEAREREREKEEARRLRRREAAFRSMLRQAVPAVELGTAWEEVRERFVCDSAFEQITLESERIRLFREFLQVLETECQHLHSKGRKHGRKGKKHHRKRSHSPSGSESEDEELPPPSLRPPRRRRRNPSESGSEPSSSLDSVESGGAALGGRGSPSSRLLLGSDHGLRKVKKPKKRTKKRRHKSNSPESETDPEEKAGKESDEKEPEQDKDRDLRRAELPNRSAGFGIKKEKTGWDTSESELSEGELERRRRTLLQQLDDHQ
- the PRPF40B gene encoding pre-mRNA-processing factor 40 homolog B isoform X10; protein product: MMPPPGIPPPFPPMGLPPMSQRPPAIPPMPPGIMPPMLPPIGAPPPLTQIPGMVPPMMPGMLMPAVPVTAATAPGADTASSAVAGTGPPRALWSEHVAPDGRIYYYNADDKQSVWEKPSVLKSKAELLLSQCPWKEYKSDTGKPYYYNNQSKESRWTRPKDLDDLEALVKQEAAGKRQQPRTLQPQPSQPQPDPPPVPPGPTLVPTGLLEPEPGGSEDCDVSEAAQPLEQGFLQQPEEGPSSSAGQHQPPQQEEEESKPEPERSGLSWSNREKAKQAFKELLRDKAVPSNASWEQAMKMVVTDPRYSALPKLSEKKQAFNAYKAQREKEEKEEARLKAKEAKQTLQHFLEQHERMTSTTRYRRAEQTFGELEVWAVVPERDRKEVYDDVLFFLAKKEKEQAKQLRRRNIQALKSILDGMSSVNFQTTWSQAQQYLMDNPSFAQDHQLQNMDKEDALICFEEHIRALEREEEEERERARLRERRQQRKNREAFQTFLDELHETGQLHSMSTWMELYPAVSTDVRFANMLGQPGSTPLDLFKFYVEELKARFHDEKKIIKDILKDRGFCVEVNTAFEDFAHVISFDKRAAALDAGNIKLTFNSLLEKAEAREREREKEEARRLRRREAAFRSMLRQAVPAVELGTAWEEVRERFVCDSAFEQITLESERIRLFREFLQVLETECQHLHSKGRKHGRKGKKHHRKRSHSPSVSWRGSESEDEELPPPSLRPPRRRRRNPSESGSEPSSSLDSVESGGAALGGRGSPSSRLLLGSDHGLRKVKKPKKRTKKRRHKSNSPESETDPEEKAGKESDEKEPEQDKDRDLRRAELPNRSAGFGIKKEKTGWDTSESELSEGELERRRRTLLQQLDDHQ
- the PRPF40B gene encoding pre-mRNA-processing factor 40 homolog B isoform X8, whose product is MKTRSNILFIRRRVMRWQDQREATEDASSRNPPTFSSNGAPPDESETTGHPPHATWHHAPNASTNRGTTTTHTDTRNGTTHDARDADASGARHRSAAVAGTGPPRALWSEHVAPDGRIYYYNADDKQSVWEKPSVLKSKAELLLSQCPWKEYKSDTGKPYYYNNQSKESRWTRPKDLDDLEALVKQEAAGKRQQPRTLQPQPSQPQPDPPPVPPGPTLVPTGLLEPEPGGSEDCDVSEAAQPLEQGFLQQPEEGPSSSAGQHQPPQQEEEESKPEPERSGLSWSNREKAKQAFKELLRDKAVPSNASWEQAMKMVVTDPRYSALPKLSEKKQAFNAYKAQREKEEKEEARLKAKEAKQTLQHFLEQHERMTSTTRYRRAEQTFGELEVWAVVPERDRKEVYDDVLFFLAKKEKEQAKQLRRRNIQALKSILDGMSSVNFQTTWSQAQQYLMDNPSFAQDHQLQNMDKEDALICFEEHIRALEREEEEERERARLRERRQQRKNREAFQTFLDELHETGQLHSMSTWMELYPAVSTDVRFANMLGQPGSTPLDLFKFYVEELKARFHDEKKIIKDILKDRGFCVEVNTAFEDFAHVISFDKRAAALDAGNIKLTFNSLLEKAEAREREREKEEARRLRRREAAFRSMLRQAVPAVELGTAWEEVRERFVCDSAFEQITLESERIRLFREFLQVLETECQHLHSKGRKHGRKGKKHHRKRSHSPSVSWRGSESEDEELPPPSLRPPRRRRRNPSESGSEPSSSLDSVESGGAALGGRGSPSSRLLLGSDHGLRKVKKPKKRTKKRRHKSNSPESETDPEEKAGKESDEKEPEQDKDRDLRRAELPNRSAGFGIKKEKTGWDTSESELSEGELERRRRTLLQQLDDHQ
- the PRPF40B gene encoding pre-mRNA-processing factor 40 homolog B isoform X7, whose protein sequence is MSVPDSGPRPPAAPAPFPPGPPMMPPPFMPPPGIPPPFPPMGLPPMSQRPPAIPPMPPGIMPPMLPPIGAPPPLTQIPGMVPPMMPGMLMPAVPVTAATAPGADTASSAVAGTGPPRALWSEHVAPDGRIYYYNADDKQSVWEKPSVLKSKAELLLSQCPWKEYKSDTGKPYYYNNQSKESRWTRPKDLDDLEALVKQEAAGKRQQPRTLQPQPSQPQPDPPPVPPGPTLVPTGLLEPEPGGSEDCDVSEAAQPLEQGFLQQPEEGPSSSAGQHQPPQQEEEESKPEPERSGLSWSNREKAKQAFKELLRDKAVPSNASWEQAMKMVVTDPRYSALPKLSEKKQAFNAYKAQREKEEKEEARLKAKEAKQTLQHFLEQHERMTSTTRYRRAEQTFGELEVWAVVPERDRKEVYDDVLFFLAKKEKEQAKQLRRRNIQALKSILDGMSSVNFQTTWSQAQQYLMDNPSFAQDHQLQNMDKEDALICFEEHIRALEREEEEERERARLRERRQQRKNREAFQTFLDELHETGQLHSMSTWMELYPAVSTDVRFANMLGQPGSTPLDLFKFYVEELKARFHDEKKIIKDILKDRGFCVEVNTAFEDFAHVISFDKRAAALDAGNIKLTFNSLLEKAEAREREREKEEARRLRRREAAFRSMLRQAVPAVELGTAWEEVRERFVCDSAFEQITLESERIRLFREFLQVLETECQHLHSKGRKHGRKGKKHHRKRSHSPSVSWRGSESEDEELPPPSLRPPRRRRRNPSESGSEPSSSLDSVESGGAALGGRGSPSSRLLLGSDHGLRKVKKPKKRTKKRRHKSNSPESETDPEEKAGKESDEKEPEQDKDRDLRRAELPNRSAGFGIKKEKTGWDTSESELSEGELERRRRTLLQQLDDHQ